A single window of Synechococcus sp. C9 DNA harbors:
- the yidD gene encoding membrane protein insertion efficiency factor YidD, which yields MKSLCLGAIRGYQRWISPLKPPSCRFYPTCSCYAYTAIERFGVVAGGKLALMRLGRCHPFSPGGYDPVPATLSEGKEPG from the coding sequence ATGAAATCCTTGTGTTTGGGGGCAATCCGGGGCTACCAACGGTGGATTTCTCCCCTCAAGCCCCCCAGTTGTCGCTTTTATCCCACCTGTTCCTGCTATGCCTACACGGCTATCGAACGGTTTGGTGTGGTGGCGGGGGGCAAGCTCGCTTTAATGCGTCTGGGGCGATGTCATCCGTTTAGCCCTGGGGGATATGACCCCGTACCGGCCACCCTGTCTGAAGGCAAGGAGCCAGGATGA
- a CDS encoding SLC13 family permease, with translation MATWQITVTGMTFLLVLVLIMTEWVHLTVAALLGAMVLVFVHVLSLGEAVGYIGQSYSTLALFFGVMVLVRAFEPTKIFEYWATQMVLFARGQGKRLLLGVVGLTTVVTAFLPNATTVMLLAPLFPTLAEEIGVDCVPLLILLVITANSGSLLTLVGDPVTFIIGDAIGMGFLEYFWRLSLAGVVAVGTILVMLPWLFPKTWRKQLTNLEQLPHPQVNHPLMLTAGSVIVLFVLVFFVVGEYLPVPMTPAGVALMGATLALLLAHNSKIDTVHNILRDVDWSTLIFFMSFFVLIGGLEKAGIIQQLSQVMAQVLGNNMALNALLILLLTGVLSSLVPNIPLAVAMLALLNAYLVQEGWVSAAILEPGAQRELPAAVQPLFFAMMIGGTLGGNGTLIGASANIVAAGVAEQHGRRISFGGFLLYGLPVMIAQLGTAAIFLLVRFFLLPS, from the coding sequence ATGGCAACGTGGCAGATAACGGTGACAGGCATGACGTTCCTGCTGGTCTTGGTGCTGATCATGACCGAGTGGGTGCATCTGACCGTGGCGGCACTCCTGGGGGCAATGGTCTTGGTTTTTGTCCATGTCCTCAGTTTGGGGGAGGCGGTGGGCTATATCGGCCAAAGCTACAGCACCCTGGCCTTGTTTTTTGGCGTGATGGTGTTGGTACGGGCGTTTGAGCCGACCAAAATTTTTGAATACTGGGCGACCCAGATGGTGCTATTCGCCCGGGGGCAGGGAAAACGCCTGCTGTTGGGGGTGGTGGGGCTGACAACGGTGGTGACCGCCTTTTTGCCCAATGCCACGACGGTGATGCTCCTGGCTCCCCTATTCCCCACCTTGGCGGAGGAGATTGGGGTGGATTGTGTCCCCCTGTTGATTTTGCTGGTGATCACGGCCAACAGTGGCAGTTTATTGACCCTGGTGGGGGACCCGGTGACCTTTATCATCGGGGATGCGATCGGCATGGGTTTTCTGGAGTATTTCTGGCGGTTGAGCCTAGCGGGGGTGGTGGCGGTGGGAACTATCTTGGTGATGTTGCCCTGGTTGTTTCCCAAAACCTGGCGCAAGCAGTTGACCAATTTGGAGCAGTTGCCCCATCCCCAGGTGAATCATCCGCTGATGTTGACGGCGGGGAGTGTAATTGTTTTATTTGTGTTGGTCTTTTTTGTGGTGGGGGAATATTTGCCCGTGCCCATGACCCCAGCGGGGGTGGCCTTGATGGGGGCGACCTTAGCCCTGCTGTTGGCGCACAATAGCAAAATTGATACGGTACACAACATTCTGCGGGATGTGGATTGGAGTACCCTAATCTTTTTCATGTCTTTTTTTGTGTTGATTGGCGGTCTGGAAAAAGCGGGAATTATTCAACAACTTTCCCAAGTCATGGCGCAGGTATTGGGCAATAATATGGCGTTGAATGCCCTATTGATTTTGCTATTGACGGGGGTCCTTTCCAGTTTGGTGCCCAATATCCCCTTAGCAGTTGCCATGCTGGCGTTGCTCAATGCCTATTTGGTGCAGGAGGGGTGGGTGAGTGCGGCGATTTTAGAACCCGGGGCGCAGAGGGAACTGCCGGCGGCGGTACAGCCCCTCTTTTTCGCCATGATGATCGGGGGCACCTTGGGGGGCAATGGCACGTTGATCGGCGCTTCCGCCAATATCGTAGCCGCTGGGGTGGCGGAACAACATGGCCGTCGCATTTCCTTTGGCGGTTTTTTGCTCTACGGTCTGCCCGTGATGATTGCCCAGTTGGGCACGGCGGCGATTTTTTTGTTGGTGCGGTTTTTCCTCCTGCCGAGTTGA
- a CDS encoding TPM domain-containing protein: MRWLWGLGLALMLLVGNMGAAWATAVSELPATPPQWVLDQGEVFSPSTVNQVNRTLTQLNQDTGVQVRLVSLRRLDYGETATSFGEKLFQRWFPDGGAKQVLITLVARTATADLQAGAEVVPLLPPATALSITEETLLRPVRQNIYNQALVDTVQRLSLILRGEPDPGPPPEVVEPTAGNFATIEETRKQKDFSTAVVIVLLILATVIPMVTYYWYVLR, encoded by the coding sequence ATGCGCTGGCTATGGGGGTTGGGTTTAGCCCTGATGTTACTGGTTGGCAACATGGGAGCCGCCTGGGCAACGGCGGTGAGTGAATTGCCCGCCACCCCGCCCCAATGGGTATTAGACCAGGGGGAGGTCTTCAGCCCCAGCACGGTCAACCAGGTGAATCGCACCCTGACCCAACTCAACCAGGATACAGGGGTGCAGGTGCGGTTGGTCAGCCTGCGGCGATTGGATTACGGGGAGACGGCTACCAGTTTTGGGGAAAAGCTGTTTCAACGTTGGTTTCCCGACGGGGGTGCCAAACAGGTATTAATCACGCTGGTTGCCCGCACGGCCACCGCCGACTTGCAAGCCGGTGCGGAGGTGGTACCCCTACTTCCCCCGGCCACCGCCCTAAGTATCACTGAAGAAACCCTGCTCCGACCCGTGCGCCAGAACATTTACAACCAAGCCCTGGTGGACACGGTGCAACGGTTGAGCTTGATTTTGCGTGGCGAACCCGACCCCGGGCCGCCCCCGGAGGTGGTGGAACCCACGGCAGGGAATTTTGCCACCATCGAGGAAACCCGTAAACAGAAGGATTTTTCCACAGCCGTGGTGATTGTTTTACTGATTTTGGCGACCGTGATTCCTATGGTCACCTATTACTGGTACGTCCTGCGATGA
- a CDS encoding DUF4126 domain-containing protein, translating into MIPVLAVLAAAAAGGFRLAMPLLLVLILRREDGWEQVPILGQFSPQVTLGILSAWTVWELLVTIQPWGMRLMQPLQVLFSPFVGWILGVMTAQVVGIPTGLWDVMGLMGGALALLLQLVQVGWFYRWGRFPAWVILVQDSLCGLLAVFALQAPQQGGLIALLLLWLALRMSKDWQRQFQRHRRAQAPD; encoded by the coding sequence ATGATACCGGTATTAGCCGTGTTGGCGGCGGCGGCGGCGGGTGGATTTCGTTTAGCAATGCCCCTGTTGTTGGTCTTAATTTTACGGCGGGAAGATGGGTGGGAACAAGTGCCGATTTTGGGGCAATTTTCTCCGCAGGTGACCCTGGGCATCCTCAGTGCTTGGACGGTCTGGGAACTGTTAGTGACGATACAGCCCTGGGGGATGCGGTTGATGCAACCTTTGCAGGTGTTGTTTAGCCCGTTTGTGGGCTGGATATTGGGGGTGATGACGGCGCAGGTGGTGGGGATTCCTACGGGTCTGTGGGATGTGATGGGACTGATGGGAGGTGCGCTGGCGCTACTGTTGCAGTTGGTGCAGGTGGGGTGGTTTTACCGATGGGGACGGTTCCCCGCCTGGGTGATTTTGGTGCAGGATAGCCTGTGTGGTTTGTTAGCCGTATTTGCCCTGCAAGCCCCGCAACAGGGGGGGTTGATTGCCCTGCTCCTGCTCTGGTTGGCTCTGCGGATGTCGAAGGATTGGCAACGGCAGTTTCAACGCCACCGGCGGGCACAGGCTCCGGATTAG
- a CDS encoding ABC transporter ATP-binding protein has product MNPSPHPHLNCQTCATAVCLQGVYKVYNRKPVVQDLTLAIERGEVFGLLGPNGAGKSTTIRMVTTLTRPSEGDIWVAGCNVVKQPLEVRRRIGVVLQQVSVDGDLTVWENMEFHGRLHHIPLAERRRRINYWLDYVELTERRDDPAKILSGGMKRRLQIARALLHQPQILFLDEPTVGLDPQTRRKLWAIIRQLNQEGMTIVLTSHYMEEVEYLCQRVGIIDGGKLIAQGSVPELRRQLGEGLVVKQLGDRWEHKFFPDLAAANAYLATFEDKTGLLVRPSNLEDVFVELTGHQLD; this is encoded by the coding sequence ATGAACCCCAGTCCCCATCCCCACCTCAACTGCCAAACCTGCGCCACCGCCGTTTGTTTGCAGGGGGTTTACAAGGTTTACAACCGCAAACCCGTAGTGCAAGATTTAACCCTGGCGATTGAGCGGGGGGAAGTCTTTGGGTTGCTGGGGCCCAACGGGGCAGGCAAATCCACTACCATTCGCATGGTCACCACCCTCACCCGCCCCAGCGAAGGGGATATTTGGGTCGCCGGGTGCAATGTGGTCAAACAGCCCTTGGAGGTACGCCGTCGGATTGGCGTGGTGCTCCAACAGGTGAGCGTGGACGGGGATTTGACCGTGTGGGAAAACATGGAATTTCACGGTCGTCTGCACCATATTCCCCTGGCGGAACGGCGGCGACGGATTAATTATTGGCTGGACTATGTGGAATTGACCGAGCGGCGGGATGATCCAGCCAAAATCCTCTCCGGCGGCATGAAACGGCGACTGCAAATTGCCCGTGCCCTCTTGCACCAGCCGCAAATTTTATTCCTAGATGAACCGACGGTGGGACTCGACCCCCAAACCCGCCGGAAGTTGTGGGCCATCATTCGCCAATTGAACCAGGAGGGCATGACCATCGTTTTGACCAGCCATTACATGGAAGAAGTGGAATATCTCTGCCAGCGGGTGGGCATCATTGACGGGGGAAAATTAATTGCTCAGGGGAGCGTGCCGGAATTACGGCGGCAGTTGGGGGAAGGGTTGGTGGTGAAACAGTTGGGCGACCGTTGGGAACATAAATTTTTCCCGGATTTGGCCGCCGCCAATGCCTACTTAGCGACTTTTGAAGACAAAACCGGACTGCTGGTTCGCCCCTCCAACCTGGAGGATGTGTTTGTGGAATTGACTGGCCATCAATTGGATTAG
- a CDS encoding RNB domain-containing ribonuclease codes for MPFSIAELLGNLPEDKLIAPKVLAKKLFCEDENDRLRLKIALDALTKLELVTEEFGKYRRVTVPDVVKARLRFSRGSFWAIQEEPGAADIYIPARYLGTAWHGDRGLIKVMRKGRNRRSPEGEVFVVLERAITALVAQVQRTETGYVAKPMDERLNITVALPETVAEWEEQLVYVTIARYPLAQLPAQGVVKRVLGPDAGRADPATLVLCKHNLLSEMPETLPKTLAPTGDELPRQDYRERVTWGLGHLAVSWEPGADGGRLLGIHIPDATGSIPPETLVDWYASQQGASFGLAETRVPMTPPLPVRTEWPSLSLWVAVDSTGEIGTYRLEPGWVRVTATPPAELVQGVTEWVMGTQTAPGLTLAEPQLTPDEHPTGFPLAQLTGEQAVAQRLAILANHLLARHMQALQLPGLFRVQPPPDAEAWERYRFLLTELGLNPPEQLDTRILLPMIQAHEWAPLLQDLFLEILKPPTDSLQPGAHFGVGREPYLHGVAAFDRYADLHNQRVLWALFTQGKDRKSPRSKETIDPRSSTCHGRVDWPVLPPSVQEELYHRAQQLLPQLQERERAHRQAREDYRHLVWLHRCQLSPGQTVRGLVVGVESYGFFVAIQHTPLQGLVHVTALKNDWYEFRPKQQALVGRKTNATFAVGTVLEVVVKGIDYYRQQVDLVLPPEMTTPAELPDAIPPDTAAE; via the coding sequence ATGCCGTTTTCGATTGCTGAGTTATTAGGAAATCTGCCGGAAGACAAGTTAATTGCCCCCAAGGTGTTGGCGAAAAAACTCTTTTGTGAGGATGAAAACGACCGTCTGCGTTTGAAAATTGCCCTGGATGCCCTCACCAAGTTAGAGTTGGTCACGGAGGAGTTTGGCAAATACCGGCGGGTGACTGTGCCGGATGTGGTCAAAGCCCGGTTGCGGTTTTCCCGGGGCAGTTTTTGGGCGATTCAAGAGGAACCGGGGGCGGCGGATATTTACATTCCGGCCCGCTACCTGGGAACCGCCTGGCATGGGGACCGGGGGTTGATCAAGGTGATGCGGAAGGGGCGCAACCGCCGCAGTCCCGAAGGGGAAGTGTTCGTGGTGTTGGAGCGAGCGATTACGGCTCTGGTGGCGCAGGTGCAACGGACAGAGACGGGCTATGTGGCCAAACCGATGGATGAACGGTTGAATATCACGGTCGCACTGCCGGAGACGGTGGCCGAATGGGAGGAGCAGTTGGTCTATGTGACGATTGCCCGTTATCCCCTGGCTCAACTCCCGGCCCAGGGGGTGGTGAAACGGGTTTTGGGGCCAGATGCGGGCAGGGCCGACCCCGCCACCTTGGTTTTGTGTAAACACAACCTCCTGTCGGAAATGCCGGAGACTTTGCCCAAGACGTTGGCGCCGACGGGGGATGAATTGCCCCGCCAGGATTACCGGGAGCGGGTGACGTGGGGGCTGGGGCATTTGGCGGTCTCCTGGGAACCGGGGGCGGATGGGGGGCGTTTGCTGGGAATCCATATCCCCGATGCCACTGGGAGTATCCCCCCGGAAACCCTAGTGGATTGGTATGCCAGCCAGCAGGGGGCGAGTTTTGGTTTGGCGGAAACCCGAGTCCCCATGACTCCGCCTCTGCCGGTTCGCACCGAATGGCCGAGCCTTTCCCTGTGGGTGGCGGTGGATAGCACGGGGGAAATTGGTACGTACCGCCTTGAACCGGGGTGGGTACGGGTGACCGCAACGCCCCCAGCAGAATTGGTTCAGGGGGTGACCGAGTGGGTGATGGGTACCCAAACGGCACCGGGTTTGACCTTGGCGGAACCCCAACTGACCCCGGATGAGCATCCCACCGGGTTTCCCTTGGCTCAGTTAACCGGGGAGCAGGCGGTGGCCCAGCGGCTGGCAATCTTGGCGAATCATCTCTTGGCACGGCACATGCAGGCGTTACAACTGCCGGGTCTATTCCGGGTGCAACCCCCACCGGATGCGGAAGCCTGGGAACGGTATCGCTTTCTCTTGACGGAATTGGGGCTGAACCCCCCGGAGCAATTGGATACCCGCATTCTCTTACCGATGATCCAAGCGCATGAATGGGCACCCCTACTCCAGGATTTGTTCCTGGAAATCCTCAAGCCTCCCACCGATAGCCTGCAACCGGGGGCGCATTTTGGGGTAGGCAGGGAGCCGTATTTGCATGGGGTGGCCGCCTTTGACCGCTACGCCGATTTACACAACCAGCGGGTGCTGTGGGCCCTATTTACCCAGGGGAAAGACCGGAAAAGTCCCCGCTCGAAGGAGACGATTGACCCCCGCAGTAGCACCTGTCATGGGCGGGTGGATTGGCCGGTACTGCCCCCCAGCGTCCAGGAGGAGTTGTACCACCGGGCGCAACAACTGCTCCCCCAACTCCAGGAACGGGAACGGGCCCACCGGCAGGCACGGGAGGACTACCGCCATCTGGTGTGGTTGCATCGCTGTCAGCTCAGCCCAGGGCAGACCGTGCGGGGCTTGGTGGTGGGGGTGGAATCCTACGGCTTTTTTGTGGCAATTCAGCATACACCCCTACAGGGGCTGGTGCACGTGACCGCCTTGAAAAATGACTGGTACGAATTTCGCCCCAAACAACAGGCCCTAGTGGGACGGAAAACCAATGCGACCTTTGCGGTGGGAACGGTGCTGGAGGTGGTGGTCAAGGGCATTGACTATTACCGGCAACAGGTGGACTTGGTACTGCCGCCGGAGATGACCACACCAGCGGAACTCCCGGATGCCATTCCCCCGGATACAGCCGCCGAGTGA
- a CDS encoding phosphoglucomutase/phosphomannomutase family protein, with protein sequence MEPIRFGTDGWRGVIAREFTFARLAQVAQAAATVLAQTYGDTTAPILVGYDRRFLSPEFAQTAAQAVAQTGFPVRLATQPAPTPALSYQVRQQQAMGALVITASHNPSEYNGLKVKGSFGGSVAPEITKQIEAQLEQMLPQRSGGGIQPFDPWPDYLNALQQQVDVPQIQAGLTHWRVWVDVMHGAAAGGLTRILGTCVQELRTQRDVLFGGYPPEPLPAYLEELRRTLQSHPGNQVGLVFDGDGDRIAAMDGQGNFLSPQVLIPILIQHLAQHRGLTGRVVKTISGSELIAKTAAYYGLPVVETPIGFKYIAQEMLQGGVLLGGEESGGIGYGHYLPERDALLSALYLLEAIAVTQKPLEVQYQELQQKLNFVSTYNRIDVPLADQGVRDALLAQLATQPPTEIAGLPVVKTWSGDGYKFYLHDQSWLLIRFSGTEPLLRLYCESPTPEQGQTMLTWARHWAESSAR encoded by the coding sequence ATGGAACCAATTCGCTTTGGAACGGATGGCTGGCGGGGGGTGATCGCCCGGGAATTTACCTTCGCCCGGCTCGCCCAGGTAGCACAGGCGGCGGCAACCGTTTTAGCCCAAACCTACGGGGATACCACAGCACCAATTTTGGTCGGCTATGACCGGCGGTTTTTGTCCCCGGAATTTGCCCAAACAGCGGCGCAGGCGGTGGCGCAAACCGGATTCCCGGTACGTTTGGCGACCCAACCGGCTCCCACCCCGGCGTTGAGTTATCAGGTGCGCCAGCAACAGGCGATGGGGGCCTTGGTGATCACCGCCAGCCACAACCCCTCGGAATACAACGGGTTGAAGGTCAAAGGCAGTTTTGGCGGCTCGGTTGCCCCGGAAATTACCAAGCAAATCGAAGCCCAGTTAGAACAAATGCTCCCCCAGCGTTCTGGCGGTGGGATTCAGCCGTTTGACCCTTGGCCCGATTATCTAAATGCCTTACAACAGCAGGTGGATGTACCGCAGATTCAAGCCGGTTTGACCCACTGGCGGGTGTGGGTGGATGTCATGCACGGGGCGGCGGCAGGGGGGTTGACCCGCATCCTGGGAACCTGTGTACAGGAATTGCGGACCCAGCGGGATGTATTGTTTGGGGGGTATCCGCCGGAACCCTTGCCTGCTTATTTGGAGGAATTGCGGCGTACCTTACAAAGTCATCCGGGTAACCAGGTGGGGCTGGTGTTTGACGGGGATGGGGACCGGATTGCGGCGATGGACGGGCAGGGAAATTTTCTCTCGCCCCAGGTGCTGATTCCCATCTTGATTCAACATTTGGCGCAACACCGGGGGTTGACCGGGCGGGTGGTGAAAACGATTAGCGGTTCGGAATTGATTGCCAAAACGGCGGCGTATTACGGGTTGCCGGTGGTGGAAACCCCCATTGGGTTTAAGTACATTGCCCAGGAAATGCTCCAGGGGGGGGTGCTGTTGGGCGGGGAGGAATCCGGCGGCATTGGGTACGGGCATTATCTACCGGAACGGGATGCTCTGCTGTCGGCGCTGTATCTGCTCGAAGCCATTGCCGTCACCCAAAAACCCCTGGAGGTGCAGTACCAGGAACTCCAACAAAAGCTAAACTTTGTCAGTACCTACAACCGGATTGATGTGCCTTTAGCCGACCAGGGGGTACGGGATGCTTTACTCGCCCAACTGGCGACCCAACCGCCTACGGAAATTGCCGGTCTGCCCGTCGTCAAAACCTGGAGTGGCGATGGGTATAAATTTTATCTCCATGACCAAAGTTGGTTGCTCATTCGCTTTAGTGGCACGGAACCACTCCTGCGCTTGTACTGCGAATCGCCGACCCCAGAACAGGGACAAACCATGCTCACTTGGGCACGCCACTGGGCGGAATCCAGCGCACGATGA
- a CDS encoding polyribonucleotide nucleotidyltransferase translates to MQKSITFDGREIRLRLGELAPQAGGSVLVECGDTAVLVTATQGTAREGVDFLPLMVEYEERLYAAGRIPGGFLRREGRPPEKVILTSRLIDRPLRPLIPDWLREDMQVVATTLSLDEEVPPDILAALGASLAVATAGIPFLGPMAAVRVGLLGDEFIINPTYAEVEAGELDLVVAGSPQGVIMVECRANQLPEADMIEAIDFGHEAIQELIRAQQELLAELGVTLTVPPPPEPPADLVRLLEETAAEGIQAVLDQTIADKQLRNQALEAVKAQVTAALEALPEEDPRRVAGTPKTVEALFKSLTKKLMRRHVLEKGIRVDGRKVDEVRPIHCEVGVLPRRVHGSAVFQRGSTQVLSAVTLGTPGDAQDLADDLHPEDEKRYLHHYNFPPYSVGEAKPMRAPSRREIGHGALAERALLPVLPSKTEFPYVLRVVSEVLSSNGSTSMGSVCGSTLALMDAGVPLLRPVSGVAMGLIKEGDQVQVLTDIQDIEDFLGDMDFKVAGTDAGITALQMDMKITGLDVPTLGKAIKQARAGRLFILEKMLATLAAPRSQLSPYAPRLLTLKIDQELIGAVIGPGGKTIRGITEETGAKIDIEDDGTVTISAADEERAQKAYRLIDGMTRRLNEGEVYTGRVTRIIPIGAFVEILPGKEGMIHISQLAEHRVGKVEDVVSVGDEVIVRVREIDSRGRINLTRLGIHPDEAATARQGT, encoded by the coding sequence ATGCAAAAGTCAATCACGTTTGACGGACGGGAAATCCGTCTGCGCCTGGGAGAGTTGGCCCCGCAGGCGGGTGGTTCAGTGCTGGTCGAGTGCGGGGATACGGCGGTATTGGTGACCGCTACCCAAGGCACGGCGCGGGAGGGGGTGGATTTCCTGCCCCTGATGGTGGAATACGAGGAACGGTTGTACGCCGCTGGACGGATTCCGGGGGGGTTTTTGCGCCGGGAAGGCCGTCCCCCCGAAAAGGTGATTTTGACCAGCCGCTTGATTGACCGTCCCCTGCGTCCCCTGATCCCGGATTGGTTGCGGGAGGATATGCAGGTGGTGGCGACGACCCTATCCCTGGATGAGGAGGTGCCCCCGGATATTTTGGCGGCTTTGGGGGCTTCCTTGGCGGTGGCGACGGCGGGGATTCCCTTCCTGGGACCGATGGCGGCGGTGCGGGTGGGACTCCTGGGGGATGAATTTATCATCAATCCCACCTATGCGGAAGTGGAGGCGGGGGAATTGGACCTGGTGGTGGCCGGGTCGCCCCAGGGGGTGATCATGGTGGAATGCCGGGCGAATCAATTGCCGGAAGCGGACATGATCGAGGCGATTGATTTTGGGCATGAGGCGATCCAGGAGTTGATCCGGGCGCAACAGGAACTTTTGGCGGAACTGGGGGTGACCTTGACCGTGCCTCCCCCCCCGGAACCCCCGGCGGATTTGGTGCGCTTGCTGGAGGAAACGGCGGCAGAGGGGATTCAGGCGGTTTTGGATCAGACGATTGCCGATAAGCAACTGCGGAATCAAGCCCTAGAAGCGGTGAAAGCCCAGGTGACGGCGGCGTTGGAAGCTTTGCCGGAGGAAGACCCCCGGCGGGTGGCGGGTACCCCCAAAACCGTGGAGGCTTTGTTCAAATCCCTGACCAAGAAACTCATGCGCCGCCATGTGCTGGAGAAAGGCATCCGGGTGGACGGTCGGAAGGTGGATGAGGTGCGCCCGATTCACTGTGAGGTAGGGGTATTGCCCCGGCGGGTGCATGGGTCGGCGGTCTTCCAACGGGGTTCGACCCAGGTGCTTTCGGCGGTGACGTTGGGGACGCCGGGGGATGCCCAGGATTTGGCGGATGACCTGCACCCGGAGGACGAAAAACGCTACCTGCACCATTACAATTTTCCGCCCTATTCCGTGGGGGAAGCCAAACCGATGCGGGCACCGTCGCGCCGGGAGATTGGGCATGGGGCTTTGGCGGAGCGGGCGTTACTGCCGGTCTTGCCCAGCAAAACCGAGTTTCCCTACGTCCTGCGGGTGGTGTCGGAAGTTTTATCTTCGAATGGTTCCACCTCGATGGGTTCCGTGTGTGGTTCCACCCTGGCGTTGATGGATGCGGGGGTGCCCCTCCTGCGCCCGGTGAGTGGGGTGGCGATGGGCTTGATCAAAGAGGGGGACCAGGTGCAGGTGCTGACGGACATTCAGGACATCGAGGACTTCCTGGGGGATATGGACTTCAAGGTGGCGGGCACGGATGCGGGGATTACCGCCCTGCAAATGGATATGAAAATCACCGGTCTGGATGTGCCGACCCTGGGGAAGGCGATCAAGCAGGCCCGGGCGGGCAGGTTGTTTATCCTGGAAAAAATGCTGGCCACCCTGGCGGCACCCCGTTCCCAACTGTCCCCCTATGCCCCACGCCTGTTGACCCTTAAGATTGACCAGGAGTTGATCGGGGCGGTGATTGGCCCCGGCGGCAAAACCATCCGGGGGATTACGGAGGAAACCGGTGCCAAGATCGACATCGAGGATGACGGTACGGTGACCATCAGTGCCGCTGATGAGGAACGGGCGCAAAAAGCCTACCGGTTGATTGACGGCATGACCCGGCGTTTGAACGAAGGGGAGGTCTATACGGGACGGGTGACCCGGATTATTCCCATCGGTGCCTTTGTGGAAATCCTGCCGGGGAAAGAGGGGATGATCCACATTTCCCAGTTGGCGGAACACCGGGTCGGCAAGGTGGAGGACGTGGTTTCCGTGGGGGATGAGGTGATCGTACGGGTACGGGAGATTGACAGCCGGGGTCGGATCAACCTGACCCGTTTGGGGATTCACCCGGATGAGGCCGCCACCGCCCGCCAGGGAACCTAA
- a CDS encoding DUF192 domain-containing protein → MSSGNLKSWLWGALLWGWLGGSSIAFAQTPQNLPVRAQFKHNGQQILLEVAWTPEQQALGLMYRERLEPNRGMFFPFQPPRPVSFWMKNMRTPIDMVFLHENKILAIFPKVPPCTTPRCPTYGPDGLVDSVIELAPGRAEQLGLKVGDTLIVRWIPPSGVPK, encoded by the coding sequence ATGTCCTCCGGGAACCTTAAATCCTGGCTGTGGGGGGCTCTGCTCTGGGGTTGGCTGGGGGGGAGTTCCATCGCCTTTGCCCAAACCCCCCAAAATTTGCCGGTGCGGGCCCAATTTAAGCACAACGGCCAGCAGATTCTCCTGGAAGTGGCGTGGACACCGGAGCAACAAGCCCTGGGGTTGATGTACCGGGAACGCCTGGAACCCAACCGGGGGATGTTCTTTCCCTTTCAGCCCCCCCGGCCGGTCAGCTTTTGGATGAAAAATATGCGTACCCCGATTGATATGGTTTTTCTCCATGAGAATAAAATCCTCGCCATTTTCCCCAAGGTGCCGCCCTGTACCACCCCCCGTTGCCCCACCTATGGCCCGGATGGCTTGGTGGATAGCGTGATCGAACTGGCACCCGGTCGGGCAGAACAGTTGGGTCTCAAGGTCGGCGATACCCTCATCGTGCGCTGGATTCCGCCCAGTGGCGTGCCCAAGTGA
- a CDS encoding response regulator transcription factor, translating into MTEPSAARILLVVGDSTLRQRLMTDLSEAGYPCQPLAEPSEVYPYLATHSVSLLIVATSPAGLTLCQQVSRTHPPLPILLLTEGDTLEERVTCLESGAWDYLSPPYPRKDLLHWLKLYVQPQTDPAERLTFADLTLDLNTRIALRQERQIQLTMKEFDLLKFLMQNPGRVLTREEIMEQVWGYQSVHESNVIEVYVRYLRLKLDQPGEKHLIQTVRGVGYVLREP; encoded by the coding sequence ATGACCGAACCTAGTGCGGCCCGTATCTTGCTCGTCGTTGGGGATAGCACCCTGCGGCAACGCTTGATGACCGACCTGAGCGAAGCGGGGTATCCCTGCCAACCCCTGGCGGAACCCAGTGAGGTGTACCCCTATTTGGCTACGCATTCCGTTAGTTTGCTCATTGTAGCCACCAGCCCCGCCGGGTTGACCCTCTGCCAGCAGGTCAGCAGAACCCATCCCCCGTTGCCGATCCTGCTCCTCACCGAGGGGGATACCCTGGAGGAACGGGTGACTTGTTTGGAGTCTGGGGCTTGGGACTACCTCAGCCCGCCCTATCCCCGCAAGGACCTGCTCCACTGGCTCAAACTTTATGTGCAACCCCAGACCGACCCGGCGGAACGTTTGACCTTTGCGGACTTGACCCTGGATTTGAATACCCGCATTGCCCTGCGCCAAGAACGGCAAATCCAACTGACGATGAAAGAATTTGACCTGCTCAAATTTCTCATGCAAAATCCGGGGCGGGTACTCACCCGGGAAGAAATCATGGAACAGGTGTGGGGTTACCAGTCGGTGCATGAATCCAATGTCATTGAAGTGTATGTACGTTATCTGCGCTTGAAACTGGACCAACCTGGGGAAAAGCATCTGATTCAAACCGTGCGGGGGGTGGGCTATGTCCTCCGGGAACCTTAA